One segment of Thermococcus alcaliphilus DNA contains the following:
- a CDS encoding aminotransferase class I/II-fold pyridoxal phosphate-dependent enzyme, whose protein sequence is MLKPVKFNAQHGGARREGLLDFSASLNPYLPEWIDEMVERAKALSNRYLYWEGLEEELSNIVGEPLTVTAGITEALYLVGILAMKEKRKVIIPEHTYGEYERIAKIFGAEIIKTPNDPRTMAEKVDKGSIIFFCNPNNPDGKFYGVKELKPLIQAVEDENSLLVLDEAFIDFVKDAESPESENIVKLRTFTKSYGLPGVRVGYVVGFEEAFKSVRMPWSIGSLGYAFLEFVIADEFEHLKRTMPLIWKEKERVERELNVKSDANFFIKYVGDAKTTVEKLVEKRILVRDCSSFGLPGYIRFSIRKKEENDKLIEALRNI, encoded by the coding sequence ATGCTTAAGCCTGTTAAATTTAACGCTCAGCATGGAGGCGCTAGAAGGGAGGGATTGTTGGACTTTTCAGCCTCATTGAACCCCTATCTTCCAGAATGGATAGATGAGATGGTTGAGCGTGCTAAAGCCCTAAGCAATCGCTACCTCTACTGGGAAGGGCTTGAAGAAGAACTTTCGAACATTGTGGGGGAACCATTAACGGTCACGGCTGGAATAACCGAAGCTTTATATCTAGTTGGCATCCTCGCAATGAAAGAAAAAAGAAAAGTGATCATTCCAGAGCACACCTACGGAGAATACGAGAGAATTGCAAAAATTTTTGGGGCTGAGATCATAAAGACTCCAAATGATCCAAGAACAATGGCTGAGAAAGTTGATAAAGGTAGTATTATCTTCTTCTGCAATCCCAACAACCCTGATGGGAAATTCTATGGGGTGAAAGAGCTTAAACCCTTAATCCAAGCAGTGGAGGATGAAAATTCACTTCTCGTTCTAGATGAGGCTTTTATAGATTTCGTGAAAGATGCAGAAAGTCCCGAAAGTGAAAACATAGTAAAGCTGAGAACATTTACAAAGAGCTATGGCTTGCCGGGGGTTAGAGTTGGCTATGTTGTTGGGTTTGAGGAGGCCTTCAAAAGTGTAAGAATGCCTTGGAGCATTGGGTCCCTTGGCTATGCGTTTTTAGAGTTTGTCATAGCGGATGAATTTGAACACTTAAAACGAACAATGCCACTAATCTGGAAAGAAAAAGAGCGAGTAGAACGTGAATTAAACGTAAAAAGCGATGCAAACTTCTTCATCAAATACGTTGGAGATGCAAAAACCACGGTTGAGAAGCTTGTGGAGAAGAGAATACTCGTTAGAGACTGCTCAAGTTTTGGATTGCCTGGCTACATAAGATTCAGCATTCGAAAAAAAGAGGAAAATGACAAACTAATAGAGGCTCTTAGGAATATCTGA
- the cbiB gene encoding adenosylcobinamide-phosphate synthase CbiB, with amino-acid sequence MKPIIFLLALVLDLVIGEPPALIHPVVWFGKLIEFFDKHYRRRSPALDLVIGSLGAMAVIGFAFFLSKLPYFLPRWLSIALGAYLLKTSFAIKSLAWHVKNTIREDIEEQRKYVGLIVSRDVKSLDRYHLNSAAIESLAENIVDSVVAPIFYFLLFGLSGALVYRAINTLDAMIGYRNERYEFFGKFAARMDDLVNFIPARFTVLLFLPFGPRKVVSHYKKAKFKINGDKPIAAMSAVLGVWLEKYGAYHFDGKAPELEDIKRALRIYWIVVGEWILISALVMWRW; translated from the coding sequence ATGAAGCCGATAATCTTTCTCCTTGCGTTGGTGTTGGATTTGGTGATAGGAGAACCACCCGCCTTAATTCACCCTGTAGTGTGGTTTGGCAAGCTCATTGAATTTTTTGATAAACACTACAGAAGGAGAAGCCCAGCTCTAGACCTTGTTATAGGGTCTTTAGGGGCGATGGCTGTGATTGGCTTTGCCTTTTTCCTTTCAAAACTTCCGTACTTTTTGCCTAGATGGCTTAGCATTGCCTTGGGTGCTTACCTTTTAAAGACCTCCTTTGCTATAAAAAGCCTTGCCTGGCATGTAAAGAACACCATAAGGGAAGACATCGAAGAACAGCGAAAGTACGTTGGTTTGATTGTGAGCAGAGATGTGAAAAGCCTAGATAGGTATCATCTTAACTCAGCAGCAATCGAAAGCCTCGCCGAGAACATCGTGGATAGTGTGGTTGCTCCAATTTTCTATTTTCTCCTCTTTGGGTTAAGCGGGGCATTGGTGTATAGAGCCATAAACACTCTCGATGCCATGATTGGATATAGGAATGAGAGATACGAGTTTTTTGGAAAGTTTGCGGCTAGAATGGACGACCTTGTAAACTTTATTCCTGCACGTTTTACCGTTCTTTTGTTTCTTCCTTTCGGCCCTAGAAAAGTAGTGTCTCATTATAAAAAGGCCAAATTCAAAATAAATGGGGATAAACCGATTGCGGCAATGAGCGCCGTTTTAGGAGTCTGGCTTGAGAAATACGGGGCATACCATTTTGATGGCAAAGCACCAGAACTTGAGGATATAAAACGAGCTCTTAGAATCTACTGGATTGTTGTGGGTGAATGGATACTTATATCTGCTTTGGTTATGTGGAGGTGGTAG
- a CDS encoding uracil-DNA glycosylase family protein — translation MLLRFESLKRIGEVYINPKNFKTMPLFLKTWRDLLSLDEKTYGVYAKTLYNPKERFLVKDEKDEKKAHELVKLYHEFLRSPLRFCSRGNYEYQMKIKAFEGLPFANGWVGSKIALVGEAPGRKGCGLTGICFYRDASGMLLRKTLFSLGINPDFVYITNVVKCNPPENKLKGFGEKELGLLERELDILKPKAIFAVGRTAQKALKKLGLDAIYLKHPAWYVRRGIKEPNEEILEEYEEIRKAFVSIHGRVF, via the coding sequence ATGCTGCTGAGGTTTGAGAGCCTTAAAAGGATTGGCGAAGTTTATATAAATCCAAAAAACTTCAAAACTATGCCGCTATTCTTAAAGACGTGGAGAGACCTTCTTTCTCTGGATGAAAAAACCTATGGGGTTTATGCTAAAACCCTCTACAACCCGAAGGAAAGGTTTCTGGTCAAAGATGAGAAGGATGAGAAAAAGGCCCACGAGCTTGTGAAACTCTATCATGAATTCCTTAGATCTCCCTTGAGGTTCTGCAGTAGAGGAAACTATGAATACCAGATGAAAATAAAAGCCTTTGAGGGCTTACCCTTTGCAAACGGATGGGTTGGTTCAAAAATTGCCTTGGTAGGTGAAGCGCCGGGTAGAAAAGGGTGCGGATTAACGGGAATATGCTTCTACAGAGATGCCTCGGGAATGCTTCTTAGGAAAACGCTTTTCTCCCTCGGCATAAACCCGGATTTTGTGTACATCACCAATGTTGTTAAGTGCAATCCTCCGGAAAACAAGCTGAAAGGATTTGGGGAAAAGGAGCTAGGGCTTTTGGAGAGGGAGCTCGATATCCTCAAGCCTAAAGCCATTTTTGCCGTCGGCAGAACCGCTCAGAAAGCCCTGAAAAAGCTTGGCCTTGATGCAATTTACCTTAAACATCCAGCCTGGTACGTTAGGAGAGGAATAAAAGAACCAAACGAGGAGATTCTTGAAGAGTATGAAGAAATAAGAAAGGCATTTGTCTCAATTCATGGCAGAGTATTTTGA
- a CDS encoding diphthine--ammonia ligase, which yields MRSVAFFSGGKDGLYALYLAEKRGIKVPYLLALKTSIGLSPHWENFDALKIIANAMGKTLLTFDMAEGGDSLARFIASLEVDYLIAGDIFLEEHLKWMEWLAEKAGVKSLEPLWGRNTLELAEEILNAGFEYAIIAVNKEKLGKDWLGYKFSSLEDLDVFLDKNPAVDPLGERGEFHTVTLSGPLFRERFKLEKLSIEKSEKYWWLRFKVMRDD from the coding sequence TTGAGGAGTGTAGCTTTTTTCTCAGGTGGAAAGGATGGATTATACGCTCTTTACCTTGCCGAAAAAAGAGGTATCAAAGTTCCCTATTTACTTGCTCTCAAGACTTCAATTGGACTATCTCCCCACTGGGAAAATTTTGATGCCCTTAAGATCATTGCAAATGCCATGGGGAAAACTCTCCTTACCTTTGACATGGCAGAAGGAGGAGATTCTTTAGCCAGATTCATAGCATCCCTTGAAGTTGATTATCTCATAGCAGGGGACATATTCCTAGAAGAACACCTAAAGTGGATGGAGTGGCTTGCTGAAAAAGCCGGTGTTAAAAGCTTAGAACCCCTGTGGGGACGAAATACGCTTGAGCTAGCCGAAGAGATTCTTAATGCTGGCTTTGAATATGCAATAATTGCAGTAAATAAGGAAAAACTTGGAAAAGACTGGTTAGGATATAAGTTTTCCTCCCTGGAAGATTTAGATGTATTCTTAGACAAGAACCCCGCCGTAGATCCGCTCGGTGAAAGGGGAGAGTTCCACACGGTAACACTCTCCGGCCCACTCTTTAGGGAGCGTTTTAAGCTTGAAAAGCTTTCCATTGAGAAAAGCGAAAAGTATTGGTGGTTAAGGTTTAAGGTGATGAGGGATGATTGA
- the cobZ gene encoding alpha-ribazole phosphatase CobZ, producing MIEKLNSKGITLEKMLDTALELYIGEEREKVKEKLKEIMHHYLNDINIQALLTAALLLEESFEVEGDPVNLVADELIGINIAEYIGGKMALFNFFYYDTKKPGILKELHPFLDDAIGGFIAGCMTKVFELTSSGTPNEGRERGI from the coding sequence ATGATTGAAAAGCTTAATTCCAAGGGAATAACCCTTGAAAAAATGCTCGATACCGCTCTGGAGCTCTACATCGGGGAAGAGAGAGAAAAGGTCAAAGAAAAACTCAAGGAAATCATGCACCACTATCTAAACGATATAAATATCCAAGCACTTTTGACAGCTGCTCTGCTCTTGGAGGAGAGCTTTGAAGTTGAAGGTGATCCCGTAAACCTAGTTGCCGATGAGCTCATCGGGATTAACATAGCTGAATATATTGGGGGCAAGATGGCACTCTTCAACTTCTTTTACTATGACACAAAAAAGCCCGGGATTTTAAAGGAGCTCCATCCTTTCCTGGACGATGCCATAGGAGGATTCATTGCCGGATGCATGACAAAAGTTTTCGAGCTCACTTCATCCGGGACTCCCAACGAAGGAAGAGAAAGAGGAATATAA
- the cobS gene encoding adenosylcobinamide-GDP ribazoletransferase — MRNIIPFMTRIPIRGDFEKARNEIWTFPLLATLTSSLPTLILYLDLPMKNILAILSLYSTIGLLHLDGLADWADGIMVKGDRERKIKAMKDLNTGIAGIFAVVMVLFVQIYSLNYLPFYAIFLAELNSKYAMLLALATKKPLGSGLGWYFMEKMNKRQLAVGTLLYSILIFPIGFYNPKAIFSVVGLLVSAYVMKVSIDNFGGLNGDCIGAIAEITRAGTLLLMAFVFMLLE; from the coding sequence ATGAGAAACATCATCCCCTTCATGACAAGAATCCCAATAAGGGGAGACTTCGAAAAAGCCAGGAATGAGATATGGACCTTTCCTCTGCTTGCTACCCTTACTTCCTCTCTGCCCACCCTGATTTTATACCTTGACCTTCCTATGAAAAACATCTTAGCAATTCTCTCGCTTTACTCCACAATAGGCCTACTCCACTTGGACGGGCTAGCCGATTGGGCCGATGGAATTATGGTTAAAGGAGACAGAGAAAGGAAAATTAAAGCCATGAAAGATCTAAACACGGGTATAGCTGGAATTTTTGCTGTTGTAATGGTACTTTTTGTTCAGATATACTCTCTAAACTATCTCCCATTTTATGCAATATTTCTAGCTGAGCTGAACTCAAAGTATGCAATGCTCCTTGCTTTAGCCACCAAAAAACCACTTGGATCAGGATTAGGATGGTATTTTATGGAAAAGATGAACAAAAGGCAATTGGCTGTTGGCACCTTGTTATACTCGATCCTCATCTTCCCTATAGGATTTTATAACCCAAAGGCCATTTTTTCAGTTGTTGGACTTTTGGTTAGTGCATACGTCATGAAGGTTAGTATAGACAATTTCGGAGGTTTAAATGGGGACTGCATTGGAGCAATAGCGGAGATAACAAGAGCCGGAACACTTTTACTTATGGCTTTTGTATTTATGCTATTGGAATGA
- a CDS encoding DUF2281 domain-containing protein — protein sequence MQEIEKVLSKLPPELKKEVFDYAEFLLKKYREKKRKGFTFSWEGKVKSEFSSVELQHKALEWRT from the coding sequence ATGCAAGAGATCGAGAAGGTTCTCTCCAAACTTCCTCCCGAGCTTAAAAAGGAGGTTTTTGATTATGCAGAGTTCCTTCTTAAAAAATATCGGGAGAAAAAAAGAAAGGGATTCACGTTTTCATGGGAAGGCAAAGTTAAGTCGGAGTTTTCCTCAGTTGAACTTCAACACAAGGCTTTGGAGTGGAGGACCTGA
- a CDS encoding type II toxin-antitoxin system VapC family toxin — protein MFLVDTNIFLEILLGQKKKEEAKKFLSENIDRLYMTDFSLHSIGVILFKLRKPEVFEEFIEDVLPNVEILSLPVESYPELIRIHKTLNLDFDDAYQCAVANVFDLTVVTMDADFTKALNYVKILFL, from the coding sequence ATGTTTCTTGTGGATACAAATATTTTCTTGGAGATCCTTCTTGGTCAAAAGAAGAAAGAGGAGGCAAAGAAATTTCTTTCTGAGAATATTGATAGACTTTATATGACAGATTTTTCTCTGCACTCAATTGGAGTGATACTTTTCAAATTAAGAAAACCAGAAGTTTTTGAAGAATTCATAGAAGATGTTCTTCCAAATGTGGAGATTCTCTCTTTACCAGTAGAGAGCTATCCAGAACTCATTAGGATACATAAGACCCTCAATCTTGATTTCGACGATGCCTACCAGTGTGCTGTTGCAAACGTTTTTGATCTTACAGTAGTCACTATGGACGCGGATTTCACAAAAGCTTTGAATTATGTAAAAATCCTCTTTTTGTGA
- a CDS encoding NTP transferase domain-containing protein — MIIILAGGKSTRMGKEKPVLKIADKEMLLWVYNESSKIDETLVALSKNTPKTKELCLRERIPFVNTPGRGYVEDVQWLLKEFGPFVSVSADLPFVKACDIALIRSELEKKKTSITGVLPLNIVPKDLRVATYRGYAIVGINGVSYEGEEFVELRNPLLALNVNTPRELELANRVAKLLHPKFT; from the coding sequence ATGATAATCATCTTAGCAGGTGGGAAATCTACCAGAATGGGAAAAGAAAAACCAGTATTGAAAATAGCAGATAAAGAAATGCTCCTCTGGGTTTACAATGAGAGCTCAAAGATAGATGAAACCCTTGTTGCTCTCTCGAAGAACACGCCAAAAACCAAGGAACTATGCCTCCGGGAGAGGATTCCCTTCGTCAACACGCCAGGAAGAGGATATGTTGAAGACGTTCAGTGGCTCTTGAAGGAGTTTGGACCATTTGTAAGTGTCTCAGCCGATCTGCCTTTCGTAAAGGCGTGTGATATTGCCCTCATAAGAAGCGAGCTTGAAAAGAAAAAAACCAGCATCACTGGAGTTTTACCTTTAAACATAGTCCCAAAAGACCTTAGAGTTGCAACTTACAGAGGATACGCGATTGTAGGGATTAATGGAGTTTCCTATGAGGGAGAAGAATTCGTTGAGCTAAGGAACCCTCTTTTGGCCTTAAACGTGAACACACCAAGAGAACTTGAACTTGCAAACAGAGTTGCCAAGCTCCTACACCCCAAGTTCACTTAG
- a CDS encoding cobyric acid synthase encodes MGRALMIQGTSSGAGKSLLALALCRILTNLGYDVVPFKSQNMSLNSAPSIEGGEISRAQYLQALACKKKPSVRFNPILLKPEGNMRSQVVFMGKPIGSVSAREYMLSTKEELFKRVMRILDELMHSHDVVVIEGAGSPVEINLKDYDIANMRVARHANAKVILVADIDRGGSFASIVGTMELLSEEERELVMGFVFNKFRGDKSLLEPGFGYLEQRYGKRVMGVIPYVDHKLPEEDSLAEFPKVKGDLRIQIIKLPHISNFTDFEPLHWANGVDYVTKADEIEGDLIIIPGSKNTVEDFLWMRENGIEDAIIQAHREGSFVVGICGGFQMLGKEIIDNVESKRGKVRGIGLLPAKTIFTMEKRTNHLKSKILWEQAKKMEVEGYEIRMGRSTSERPFSIIKEINGTKAFEPEGAIGERSFGTYLHGIFHNFAFTERLLNMLRLEKGLEPLSLEEWSLEEEIERFSRVVEENLDLNYILSELGV; translated from the coding sequence ATGGGTAGAGCTTTGATGATCCAAGGCACTTCCTCAGGAGCTGGAAAATCTTTATTGGCCCTTGCACTGTGCAGGATTCTTACAAATCTCGGTTACGATGTGGTTCCCTTCAAAAGCCAGAACATGAGTTTAAATTCTGCTCCAAGCATTGAAGGGGGAGAAATAAGCAGGGCTCAATATTTGCAAGCTTTGGCGTGTAAGAAGAAACCTTCTGTGAGGTTCAACCCTATTCTTCTAAAACCTGAGGGGAACATGAGAAGTCAAGTAGTTTTTATGGGAAAGCCCATTGGGAGTGTCTCAGCCAGAGAATACATGCTTTCCACCAAGGAGGAGCTCTTTAAAAGGGTCATGAGGATTCTAGATGAGCTTATGCATAGTCATGATGTTGTAGTAATTGAGGGAGCGGGTTCCCCTGTGGAGATAAACTTGAAGGATTATGATATTGCAAACATGCGGGTTGCAAGGCATGCAAATGCCAAAGTTATTCTCGTGGCTGACATAGATAGAGGGGGTAGTTTTGCCTCAATAGTAGGCACAATGGAGCTTTTAAGCGAGGAGGAAAGGGAGCTAGTTATGGGGTTTGTTTTCAACAAGTTTAGGGGTGATAAATCTCTCCTTGAACCCGGCTTTGGATATTTGGAGCAGAGATATGGGAAAAGGGTCATGGGAGTTATCCCCTATGTGGATCACAAACTGCCAGAAGAAGATTCCTTAGCAGAGTTTCCTAAAGTTAAAGGTGACTTGCGCATACAGATCATCAAGCTTCCACATATAAGCAACTTCACCGATTTCGAGCCCCTTCATTGGGCCAACGGTGTTGATTATGTGACAAAAGCCGACGAGATTGAAGGAGATTTAATAATTATTCCAGGGAGCAAAAACACGGTGGAAGATTTCCTCTGGATGAGGGAGAATGGGATTGAAGATGCCATAATTCAGGCTCACCGCGAGGGTTCATTCGTTGTGGGAATCTGCGGCGGCTTTCAGATGCTTGGGAAGGAGATAATAGACAATGTCGAGTCAAAGAGAGGCAAGGTTAGGGGCATCGGTCTTCTGCCAGCTAAAACGATCTTCACGATGGAAAAGAGAACCAACCACCTGAAATCGAAAATACTGTGGGAGCAAGCCAAGAAAATGGAAGTTGAGGGCTACGAAATAAGGATGGGGCGATCCACAAGTGAGAGGCCGTTCTCAATAATAAAGGAGATAAACGGTACCAAAGCCTTCGAGCCCGAGGGGGCTATAGGTGAGAGAAGCTTTGGAACGTATCTCCATGGAATCTTTCACAACTTCGCATTCACAGAGCGGCTTTTAAACATGCTTCGCTTGGAGAAGGGTCTTGAGCCCTTAAGCCTCGAGGAGTGGAGCCTGGAGGAGGAAATTGAAAGATTTTCCAGAGTTGTGGAAGAAAACTTAGACCTCAATTACATCCTAAGTGAACTTGGGGTGTAG
- a CDS encoding ABC transporter substrate-binding protein has product MRKVAIVLVLLMFGVVIAGCIGQTQTTPTTTETTEEKVTSTTTTTNTGSETQTPAPKYPLTIVDFAGREVTIEKEPQKIVSLAPSITETLYFIGALDKVVGVTKFDNYPENVQEGRTVVGGFSDPNIEVIASLNPDLIIGTSMHLKYLEQLEKIAPVIIIDPKSIDEIYKAVELLGKVTNKEEKAKEVVAEMKDKIEEIESKVQDVQRVKVFYIVWSDPLMTAGNGTFINDLITLAGGENIFGDTQGWPQVSIEEVLARNPEVIILPPHAGMNAEDLCNTQLVNTDAVKNGRVYTLSSDDIVSRPTPRIVEGLEEIAKFLHPDVFNFTYQPLVCEATAG; this is encoded by the coding sequence ATGAGAAAGGTAGCCATTGTGCTGGTACTGCTTATGTTTGGAGTTGTTATAGCAGGTTGCATCGGGCAAACTCAAACCACCCCTACCACAACAGAAACCACTGAAGAAAAAGTGACATCCACGACAACCACAACAAATACAGGAAGCGAAACCCAAACTCCTGCTCCTAAATATCCATTAACTATAGTTGATTTTGCCGGAAGGGAAGTCACCATAGAGAAAGAGCCTCAAAAAATAGTATCTTTAGCTCCTAGTATCACGGAAACCCTTTACTTCATAGGTGCTCTCGACAAAGTTGTTGGAGTCACAAAATTCGACAACTATCCGGAGAATGTTCAGGAAGGAAGAACTGTTGTCGGGGGATTTTCTGATCCCAATATAGAGGTGATAGCATCTTTGAATCCAGACCTTATAATTGGCACCTCAATGCATCTCAAATACTTAGAACAACTTGAAAAGATAGCCCCAGTTATAATCATTGACCCAAAGAGTATAGATGAAATTTACAAAGCAGTTGAACTTTTAGGAAAAGTTACGAATAAAGAGGAAAAAGCCAAAGAAGTTGTAGCTGAAATGAAGGACAAAATTGAGGAGATAGAGAGCAAGGTTCAAGACGTACAGAGGGTAAAGGTGTTCTACATAGTCTGGAGCGATCCTCTGATGACCGCTGGTAACGGTACTTTCATTAACGATCTCATAACATTGGCAGGGGGAGAAAACATCTTTGGAGATACTCAAGGATGGCCGCAAGTAAGCATTGAAGAAGTCTTGGCAAGGAATCCGGAAGTGATAATCCTTCCTCCACATGCGGGAATGAATGCGGAGGATCTTTGCAATACTCAGCTTGTGAACACTGATGCCGTAAAAAATGGGAGGGTTTACACTCTAAGCAGTGATGACATTGTCTCAAGGCCAACTCCAAGGATAGTCGAGGGATTGGAGGAAATCGCAAAGTTCTTACATCCAGATGTGTTTAACTTCACATATCAGCCTCTCGTATGTGAAGCTACGGCAGGCTGA
- the cobT gene encoding nicotinate mononucleotide-dependent phosphoribosyltransferase CobT: MMLVVLGNTEVSLIPGISMAGATPELTKLTPPADAEYLFYERPKIIDAIPVTPEGHPTPAIITKAAKELANFPIIVVRGGTYLAPLVPHVHISSYVGRDFRKEKALPETREIIDRASLFGEELNKLNLEEVVIGESTPGGTTTAQAVLWALEYDAKTSSASPDNPQPLKEKVIAEGFKRAGIKEGELKDKPLTALEEFGDPMMATVVGIARGFKGKVILAGGTQMLAVAALLRAMGEELERFTIVTTKWVIKDKSSTFKETAEELGVEYQYANLDFSKSRFKGLRDYERGYVKEGVGAGGAAWLALKRGFTERDIERKVEELYEKLTKNL, encoded by the coding sequence ATGATGCTTGTTGTATTGGGAAACACCGAGGTGTCTCTAATACCAGGAATAAGCATGGCAGGAGCAACACCGGAGCTAACAAAACTAACTCCACCGGCAGATGCGGAATACCTTTTTTACGAAAGGCCGAAAATAATAGATGCAATACCCGTAACTCCTGAGGGACATCCAACCCCTGCTATAATCACGAAAGCCGCAAAAGAGCTTGCAAACTTTCCGATTATTGTTGTAAGGGGAGGTACTTATTTAGCCCCTCTCGTCCCCCATGTGCACATAAGCAGCTATGTGGGAAGAGATTTTAGAAAAGAGAAAGCTTTGCCAGAAACTAGGGAAATAATAGACAGAGCATCCCTTTTTGGGGAAGAACTAAACAAGCTAAATCTGGAAGAAGTAGTTATTGGAGAATCAACACCGGGAGGAACAACAACAGCTCAAGCGGTTTTGTGGGCTCTTGAATACGATGCAAAGACTTCCTCGGCTTCTCCCGACAATCCCCAACCCTTAAAGGAAAAAGTAATAGCAGAGGGGTTCAAAAGGGCGGGTATAAAAGAAGGAGAGCTTAAGGACAAACCATTAACAGCCTTGGAAGAGTTTGGCGACCCGATGATGGCCACGGTTGTAGGAATCGCTCGGGGATTCAAAGGAAAAGTAATACTTGCTGGTGGAACACAAATGCTGGCTGTTGCAGCATTGTTAAGAGCTATGGGGGAAGAACTCGAAAGGTTCACTATCGTCACCACGAAGTGGGTAATAAAAGACAAAAGTTCAACTTTCAAAGAAACAGCCGAGGAACTGGGGGTAGAGTACCAATATGCGAACTTGGACTTTTCAAAGAGCAGATTTAAGGGTCTTAGAGACTATGAAAGGGGCTACGTGAAAGAAGGGGTTGGAGCCGGGGGAGCCGCATGGCTAGCACTAAAGAGGGGATTTACTGAGAGAGATATCGAGAGGAAAGTAGAAGAGCTCTACGAAAAACTCACAAAGAACCTTTAG
- a CDS encoding adenosylcobinamide amidohydrolase: MRAFVHPFKSQMISLSNAPHNGGVFRANGFFFMQVHKNYDGDYKKDCLEFERANGLKNFVGFMTAADIEKVLSIVESGNVRAYITAGITNPAIAGDEPPRFLSKTINIALVIEEGLTLGAMANAIMTATEAKTYTLLDLGYNATGTTSDGIGVFAFEGEQEWAGTATRLGIDIGRAVRKALKESLKKWEKTKGSL; encoded by the coding sequence ATGAGGGCATTTGTACACCCTTTTAAGTCTCAAATGATTTCTCTCAGTAATGCGCCCCATAATGGTGGAGTTTTCAGAGCTAACGGGTTCTTTTTCATGCAGGTTCACAAAAATTATGATGGTGATTACAAGAAGGACTGTCTTGAATTTGAGAGGGCAAATGGGCTGAAGAATTTTGTAGGTTTCATGACTGCTGCGGATATAGAAAAGGTTCTCTCTATTGTAGAGTCTGGAAACGTTAGGGCATACATCACAGCTGGAATAACTAATCCTGCAATAGCTGGAGATGAGCCTCCCCGATTTTTAAGCAAAACAATCAACATAGCTTTGGTTATTGAAGAAGGGCTCACTCTAGGAGCTATGGCAAATGCAATAATGACGGCCACAGAAGCAAAAACATACACGCTATTGGATCTCGGTTATAATGCCACTGGAACAACAAGCGATGGAATAGGGGTGTTTGCCTTCGAGGGAGAACAGGAGTGGGCAGGAACCGCCACAAGGCTTGGAATAGACATAGGCAGGGCAGTTAGGAAAGCTCTAAAAGAAAGTTTGAAGAAGTGGGAAAAAACTAAAGGTTCTTTGTGA
- a CDS encoding 50S ribosomal protein L16 yields the protein MALRPAKIDRYVDKPAYTRREYIRGAPGPRITIFDMGNPAGDFEFEVSLHTAEPVQIRQNALEAARTQLNRFLTKNVGRSNFHYKIRVYPFQVLRENPMATGRKADRYGNGMRRPFGKPIGLAARLKKDQKILTVRVNRQHLKFAIAAMKRASMKFPCKCYYRIYDKEGNDVTTKVLSTL from the coding sequence ATGGCTTTGAGACCAGCCAAGATTGACAGATACGTTGATAAGCCCGCTTACACGAGAAGGGAATACATTAGAGGTGCCCCCGGTCCGAGAATTACTATCTTCGACATGGGAAACCCTGCTGGAGACTTTGAGTTTGAGGTTAGCCTTCACACAGCCGAACCTGTCCAGATTAGGCAAAACGCACTCGAAGCTGCAAGAACCCAGCTTAACAGATTCCTCACGAAGAACGTCGGTAGGAGCAACTTCCACTACAAGATTAGAGTTTACCCGTTCCAAGTGCTTAGAGAAAACCCAATGGCTACTGGAAGAAAGGCTGACCGTTACGGAAACGGTATGAGAAGGCCCTTTGGAAAGCCAATAGGATTGGCAGCAAGACTTAAGAAAGATCAAAAGATCCTCACCGTTAGAGTTAACAGGCAGCACCTAAAGTTTGCAATCGCCGCAATGAAGAGAGCAAGCATGAAGTTCCCATGCAAGTGCTACTACAGAATCTACGACAAGGAAGGAAACGACGTAACAACCAAAGTACTGTCAACACTTTGA